A stretch of the Sebaldella sp. S0638 genome encodes the following:
- a CDS encoding metallophosphoesterase: MKIRTQLHTVFMLIGPTECGKSTFAKNILIPQLEYSLPEKNFYANVQYLSSDSIRQEILGRDYDKYDEIMMESSGQAFSLLEEKLKMVTSYPVNAEFVVVDTTGLSLEFRNSVIETAKKNHYNIEVIVFDYKDREEYYKSERSKKVITKHIQRLKKEVLPSLSRENYNQIHRVKEKINEKEEFQVEIIDMETYTGCLLDESTKYVIIGDVHECVDTLVKLIGNYGFHLKDGKINVAPEVKEEIKFVLLGDWIDKGKKTKEITEFLFENSEYFILLKGNHENFVYNKIMGNIKGVEKEIMENFFDSIPVFEEDKELFQKFEKLFLESKPFVKRIGFKGSSFIVTHAPAKVKYLGKLDSKSQKKQRAFRLEREKSTEEQLQFLAEEAVYNNPYHIFGHIAAKNPFTIKNKCHIDSGAVYKNRLTSIVINGFKPIYNSVISEEGNDSEKLESLFSRRKNVNVNELSENDLYRLNYIAENHINFISGTMSPADKDMADNSLESLKNGLDYFVENGIDKVVLQPKYMGSRCTLYLFAKEEECFAVSRNGYKIKNLDLQGIYNSMTEKFSGYMKDNKIKMLILDGELMPWTTLGKELIEMKFRPISKALDMELEFLKENGFESELEKIIEKYHETDFKKDQTVISKKDLIEKYGNSVYQNYKVISSIEKSRVSLETHIKAGEIYGKQIELYGTEGEVSYKPFDLLKIVYENGTEEVPDWKTSEKYKFLTDDEYVTIDFKNPDYYKTAEEYYNRMTIDKSMEGIVIKPEIMKKGKAPYMKVRNPEYLSIIYGYDYTFPHKYEKLIKQKNIRKKLKASVNEYELGQELLKIPFSKISNDNAEFRQIAANLLFEVSQEKNIDPRL; encoded by the coding sequence ATGAAAATAAGAACACAGCTGCATACGGTCTTTATGCTTATAGGACCCACAGAGTGCGGAAAAAGTACCTTTGCTAAAAATATACTGATTCCGCAGCTGGAATATTCACTTCCTGAGAAAAATTTTTATGCCAATGTACAATATCTGTCGTCAGATTCTATAAGACAGGAAATATTAGGCCGTGATTATGATAAATATGATGAAATAATGATGGAATCAAGCGGACAGGCCTTTTCTCTTCTTGAGGAAAAACTTAAGATGGTAACATCATATCCTGTTAATGCTGAATTCGTAGTGGTAGATACAACAGGACTTTCTTTGGAATTCAGAAACAGTGTAATAGAAACAGCGAAAAAGAATCATTATAACATAGAGGTTATTGTTTTTGACTATAAAGACAGAGAGGAATATTATAAGTCGGAAAGAAGCAAAAAAGTAATAACCAAGCATATACAGAGATTAAAGAAAGAGGTTCTTCCTTCATTATCAAGGGAAAACTATAATCAGATACACAGAGTAAAAGAGAAAATCAATGAAAAAGAAGAATTTCAGGTGGAAATCATTGATATGGAAACTTATACAGGATGTCTTCTTGATGAGAGTACGAAATATGTAATAATCGGAGATGTGCATGAGTGTGTGGATACTTTGGTAAAATTAATTGGGAACTATGGGTTTCACCTGAAAGACGGAAAAATAAATGTTGCGCCTGAAGTAAAAGAAGAAATTAAGTTTGTTCTGCTTGGTGACTGGATAGATAAAGGAAAGAAAACAAAGGAGATAACAGAATTTTTATTTGAAAACAGCGAATATTTTATTCTTTTAAAAGGTAATCATGAAAATTTTGTATATAATAAAATAATGGGGAATATAAAAGGTGTAGAGAAAGAAATAATGGAGAACTTTTTTGATTCTATCCCGGTTTTTGAAGAGGATAAAGAATTATTTCAGAAGTTTGAAAAGCTGTTTTTGGAATCAAAGCCTTTTGTAAAAAGAATTGGTTTTAAGGGATCGTCTTTTATAGTGACACATGCACCGGCAAAAGTAAAATATCTCGGAAAGCTGGATAGTAAATCTCAGAAAAAACAAAGGGCTTTCAGGCTGGAAAGAGAAAAATCCACTGAAGAGCAGCTCCAGTTTCTCGCAGAAGAAGCAGTTTATAATAATCCTTATCATATATTCGGACATATAGCTGCCAAAAATCCTTTTACCATAAAGAATAAATGTCATATTGACAGCGGGGCTGTGTATAAAAACAGGCTTACATCAATTGTAATAAACGGGTTCAAACCTATATACAACAGTGTGATTTCAGAAGAAGGAAATGATTCGGAAAAGCTGGAATCTTTGTTTAGCAGACGGAAAAACGTTAATGTAAACGAGCTGTCTGAAAATGATCTGTACAGATTGAATTATATTGCTGAAAACCATATTAATTTTATTTCAGGAACAATGTCTCCAGCAGATAAAGATATGGCAGATAACAGCCTTGAATCTTTGAAAAACGGTCTTGATTATTTTGTAGAGAATGGTATTGATAAGGTAGTATTACAACCTAAGTACATGGGTTCACGATGTACGCTGTATCTCTTTGCCAAAGAGGAGGAGTGCTTTGCAGTAAGCCGTAACGGCTATAAAATAAAAAACCTTGATCTGCAAGGGATATACAACAGTATGACAGAAAAATTTTCCGGTTATATGAAGGATAACAAGATAAAAATGCTGATTCTTGACGGGGAATTAATGCCGTGGACAACTTTGGGGAAAGAACTCATAGAGATGAAATTCAGACCAATATCAAAGGCATTGGATATGGAACTGGAATTTTTGAAAGAAAACGGATTTGAGAGCGAACTGGAAAAGATAATTGAAAAATATCATGAGACAGACTTTAAAAAGGATCAGACAGTGATCTCAAAAAAAGATCTGATTGAAAAATACGGGAATTCAGTTTATCAGAATTATAAAGTAATAAGCAGTATTGAAAAAAGCCGTGTTTCTTTGGAAACACACATAAAAGCCGGGGAAATATACGGGAAACAGATAGAACTCTACGGGACTGAAGGGGAAGTTTCTTATAAACCTTTTGATCTTTTGAAAATAGTATATGAAAACGGAACAGAGGAGGTGCCTGACTGGAAAACGTCTGAAAAGTATAAGTTTCTTACAGATGACGAATATGTAACGATAGATTTTAAAAATCCTGATTATTATAAAACCGCAGAGGAATACTATAACAGAATGACAATAGATAAAAGTATGGAGGGCATTGTAATAAAGCCGGAAATTATGAAAAAAGGAAAGGCTCCTTATATGAAAGTGAGAAATCCTGAGTATTTATCTATTATTTACGGGTATGACTATACATTTCCGCATAAATATGAAAAACTTATAAAGCAGAAAAATATAAGGAAAAAGCTGAAAGCCTCTGTAAATGAGTATGAACTGGGGCAGGAACTGCTGAAAATTCCTTTTTCAAAAATAAGCAATGATAATGCAGAATTCAGACAGATAGCCGCGAATCTTTTGTTTGAAGTTTCACAGGAAAAAAATATAGATCCCAGATTATAA
- a CDS encoding methyltransferase domain-containing protein, protein MAVMQLRSTNPDFSFLIKKNPGNGMIFREIRKGTAYGWYSDNETYNIYFKDADNEISFKQHPDEDFEYLNLSRYNSPLIPLNMITEFLGSLVKKDNERDIPGFRNTLMINMIHLQRVHYIAFFQKHFRDFDFKIEGISDKSYKLEIRTEKTLEELISVSSVLFLFFAMFGKEYIDIPDSMLKKYISSLQRIDAPFYIRNLFVQNFLTSRKRFRDFRDELEQSERYRIRFAFGNTAYQRRDFIKEKLEFNKKIIDIGCGEGFYALNFARNIEHEYIAVDINESLLERVRNNAVKRELDNIFTYTSLESYIEDYNNELSDVILTEVIEHMPLEDAEILIRSICRNINFETLIITTPNQEFNKFYELNEELRHDDHKWEFGREEFRNWISGILENEEISYVEIGDKVNDISTTQGVIIKRIQGNKEENR, encoded by the coding sequence ATGGCAGTTATGCAGTTAAGATCAACAAATCCTGATTTTTCATTTCTTATAAAGAAAAATCCGGGAAATGGTATGATTTTCAGGGAAATCAGGAAGGGTACAGCATATGGCTGGTATTCCGATAATGAAACATATAATATTTATTTTAAGGATGCAGATAACGAAATTTCTTTTAAGCAGCATCCTGATGAAGATTTTGAATACTTGAATCTATCCAGATATAATTCGCCGTTGATTCCTTTGAATATGATAACAGAGTTTTTGGGAAGTCTTGTGAAAAAAGATAATGAACGGGATATACCGGGATTTAGGAATACTCTTATGATAAACATGATACATCTGCAGAGGGTTCACTATATAGCCTTTTTTCAAAAGCATTTCAGGGATTTTGATTTCAAAATAGAAGGGATATCGGATAAAAGTTATAAACTGGAAATAAGAACTGAAAAGACACTGGAAGAATTAATCAGTGTCAGCAGTGTATTATTCCTGTTTTTTGCAATGTTTGGAAAAGAGTATATTGATATTCCTGATTCTATGCTGAAAAAGTATATATCATCTCTGCAGAGAATAGACGCACCTTTTTATATAAGAAACCTGTTTGTCCAGAATTTTCTTACATCAAGAAAAAGGTTCAGGGATTTCAGAGATGAGCTGGAACAGAGCGAAAGATACAGAATCAGATTTGCATTTGGAAATACAGCTTACCAAAGAAGGGATTTTATAAAAGAAAAGCTTGAGTTTAATAAAAAAATTATAGATATAGGGTGCGGAGAAGGGTTTTATGCACTTAATTTTGCCAGAAATATAGAACATGAATATATAGCTGTGGATATCAATGAGTCACTTTTGGAAAGAGTAAGAAATAATGCTGTAAAAAGGGAACTGGATAATATTTTTACATATACATCTCTGGAATCATATATTGAAGATTACAATAATGAATTAAGCGACGTTATTCTTACAGAAGTAATAGAACATATGCCTCTGGAAGATGCTGAAATTCTGATAAGATCAATTTGCAGAAATATAAATTTTGAAACCCTGATAATAACTACTCCAAATCAGGAATTTAACAAATTTTATGAATTAAATGAAGAATTAAGACATGATGACCATAAATGGGAATTCGGGAGAGAAGAATTTAGAAACTGGATTTCCGGCATATTGGAAAATGAAGAAATTTCGTATGTGGAAATAGGGGATAAAGTAAATGATATTTCCACTACACAGGGAGTAATAATAAAAAGAATACAGGGGAATAAGGAGGAAAACAGATGA
- a CDS encoding SDR family oxidoreductase, which translates to MGKVLITGGSKGIGKAMAVEFLKRGYNVILAARNKQELENTKRELQEKYKNQIIEIEATDLTVEENWNILTEKYNETDILVNNAGMVKLGRSYETENKILLEGIRLNVEAPCFLGNYYVKKMLEKENTGSIRGIINVSSVAGFFPHPLSTFYSPSKFFLDQYSCNMRYEIRRNHKNKGINVMSLCPGAVDTEFTGRGKFLEMKKLCREFNFLNLMMSPKYVARTAVKDFFKGKKRSVPGIFYKTARVLVRFLPEQLCAKLMYEGMVKETE; encoded by the coding sequence ATGGGGAAAGTCTTAATAACCGGAGGTTCAAAAGGAATCGGCAAGGCAATGGCTGTTGAGTTTTTGAAGCGCGGGTATAATGTGATTCTGGCAGCAAGGAATAAGCAGGAATTAGAAAATACCAAAAGAGAACTTCAGGAAAAATATAAAAATCAAATAATAGAAATAGAGGCAACAGATCTTACAGTGGAAGAAAACTGGAATATTTTAACAGAAAAATACAATGAAACAGACATTCTGGTGAATAATGCGGGAATGGTGAAGCTGGGGCGGAGTTATGAAACAGAGAATAAAATATTACTGGAGGGAATAAGATTAAATGTAGAAGCTCCTTGTTTTCTGGGGAATTATTATGTAAAGAAAATGCTTGAGAAAGAAAATACAGGAAGTATAAGAGGAATAATCAATGTATCGTCAGTCGCCGGGTTTTTTCCGCATCCTCTGAGTACATTTTACTCACCGTCAAAATTTTTTCTTGATCAATACAGCTGTAATATGAGGTATGAAATACGGAGAAATCATAAAAATAAAGGGATCAATGTAATGTCTTTATGTCCGGGAGCAGTGGATACAGAGTTTACCGGCAGGGGGAAATTTCTGGAAATGAAAAAGTTATGCAGAGAATTCAACTTTCTGAATCTGATGATGTCTCCGAAATATGTGGCAAGAACAGCAGTAAAGGATTTTTTTAAAGGGAAAAAAAGGTCTGTTCCGGGTATTTTTTATAAAACAGCAAGGGTCTTGGTAAGGTTTTTACCTGAACAGCTGTGCGCGAAGCTGATGTATGAAGGAATGGTGAAAGAGACAGAATGA
- a CDS encoding META domain-containing protein — MKRLLFLFISVLLLFSCSSIYNTGNSKNNVSSLENTSWRLTDISGEKIPPKPDNERFGNFTLNIGTDSINGSSGINSFFGSYTLDNGKIITKGIAGTLMAGPEDLMKLEGRYLHALNNIKSYKIINNTLKIESDTETLTFQKVVK; from the coding sequence ATGAAAAGATTACTGTTTTTATTTATTTCGGTTTTGCTGCTTTTTAGCTGCAGCAGTATTTACAATACCGGCAACTCGAAAAATAATGTATCTTCACTTGAAAATACTTCATGGAGATTAACAGATATATCAGGAGAAAAGATCCCACCGAAACCTGATAATGAAAGATTCGGGAACTTTACCCTGAATATCGGCACTGATTCAATAAACGGTTCTTCAGGTATTAATTCATTCTTTGGTTCATATACACTTGATAATGGCAAAATTATTACGAAAGGTATAGCGGGAACTCTAATGGCAGGACCTGAGGATCTTATGAAACTGGAAGGAAGATATTTACATGCGTTAAATAATATTAAGAGTTATAAGATTATTAATAACACTCTTAAAATAGAATCTGATACTGAGACACTGACTTTTCAAAAAGTAGTGAAGTAA
- a CDS encoding glycosyltransferase — protein MMYFILVLLGIYIMILLLRFVFTITYYKRETGKMKNVSRENRLSLKEVTIFQPILSGDNYLKEKLSFIYNNTGEAELIWAVDNDDYEAEKIINEITGNSPKKNLHIVKCDKAPFYENPKVYKILLTEKLWKKYTVILDDDTIIDIKSLENIDKTLLETKIITGIPYYFKGRNIWENMVRVYVNSNSVYNYFTSAFLGRNKTINGMFYIFKSEKIISLGLYQKIKQKLCDDYEFAKISGENGIGIYQSVIPCKLNTEVEYFRGFLRLMRRWHIFANQYIKENLDISIVIFSIIPFVSGSLFFTAALLYRYEIFVLYLGISILNYLAGRIFRKKIFGENDSIKDMVLEIVSEIVQIFYWISALIKPDRIIWRGKSVRIKNGIIEVNSDGKKDKG, from the coding sequence ATGATGTATTTTATATTGGTTCTTTTAGGAATATATATAATGATTTTATTACTAAGGTTTGTTTTTACAATTACTTACTACAAAAGGGAAACAGGGAAAATGAAAAATGTAAGCAGAGAAAACAGGCTGTCTCTAAAAGAAGTTACAATTTTTCAGCCTATACTGTCAGGGGATAATTACTTGAAAGAAAAGCTTTCTTTTATCTATAATAATACAGGGGAAGCAGAACTGATATGGGCAGTGGATAATGATGATTATGAAGCAGAGAAAATAATAAATGAAATCACAGGAAATAGTCCTAAGAAAAATCTTCATATAGTAAAATGTGATAAAGCACCGTTTTATGAAAATCCTAAAGTATACAAAATTCTGCTCACTGAAAAGTTATGGAAAAAATATACTGTAATTCTTGATGATGATACTATTATAGATATAAAGTCACTTGAAAATATTGATAAAACTCTGCTGGAAACAAAAATAATTACAGGAATTCCTTATTATTTTAAAGGAAGAAATATATGGGAGAATATGGTAAGGGTTTATGTAAACAGCAATTCTGTGTATAATTATTTTACATCGGCATTTTTAGGAAGAAATAAGACAATAAACGGAATGTTTTATATATTTAAGTCTGAAAAAATAATTTCATTGGGACTTTATCAAAAAATAAAGCAGAAACTTTGTGATGATTATGAGTTTGCTAAAATTTCAGGGGAAAATGGTATAGGGATATATCAGTCTGTTATTCCGTGTAAGCTGAACACAGAGGTAGAGTATTTCAGGGGATTTTTACGGCTGATGAGACGCTGGCATATTTTTGCAAACCAGTATATAAAAGAAAACCTCGATATAAGCATAGTGATTTTTTCTATAATACCTTTTGTTTCAGGAAGTTTGTTTTTCACAGCTGCACTTCTTTACAGATATGAAATATTCGTCCTGTATCTTGGTATAAGTATTTTGAATTATTTGGCAGGAAGAATATTCAGGAAAAAAATATTCGGTGAAAATGACAGCATAAAAGACATGGTTTTGGAGATAGTCTCAGAAATAGTCCAGATATTTTACTGGATTTCAGCTTTGATAAAGCCTGACAGAATTATTTGGCGGGGAAAGTCTGTGAGAATAAAAAACGGAATAATCGAGGTGAATTCCGATGGGAAAAAAGATAAAGGTTGA